A region of the Aethina tumida isolate Nest 87 chromosome 3, icAetTumi1.1, whole genome shotgun sequence genome:
cacacTCAATAACTGGGTCTCCGTTGCTGGACACAAGCATCTCAACATAACAACTAACCGTacgttttaataacattaaggctatgatatgaaatattaagtaatttatttattaataatatgtttccTTTCTGTAAAATCCTGTCTCGTTTTTCCTTATGCACCACTTCCTGAACTCATCAAATATAATGATGAAAATTGCAAACGGAAGTGAATAACACCacctgaaatttttatattgagttatagagtaataaaataacatcatAAATAACAATACTTACCACACAAATTTAACaggataaaatttcaaataatacattttaggcAAATATGACAACATACATGCCACAATAGTTTCGGTAACTAAACTGGCATTAAGTACCATATTTCCCATACCTTGCTTCAGTATTGAATTGAATCTTGTtttgcaaataattaaatcggcCCATTGAGTGACAACGACGGAGATCATAAACGCTGTATAACAAGTATATTCTAATTCTTTTCTGTGTTCATATGACCATTCTTGTCCATAAGAGTCCATTAAATCGTTTATGTGTTCAGAATCCCATTGCTCACGAAGACCTTCAAACATTTTGTTAGTTATCTGATAGAActggatttaaaaatattagtaccaATTAGTTTTGAAGGCAAGAAACCATTTTCGGCCATTATGGCAAAGTAGATGAAGAAGCCACAGAGGGCTTCAATCATTCCTATATGACCGTATGCCAAAAAGTACAGTTTTCTAGTAACCAATTTGTCTTTTTTGGGGTTTCTTGGAGGTCTTAGCATAATATCACTCTCCGCTTTTTCGTATGCTAAACTGATGGCAGGCATCATATCAGTTAGAAGATCAATACATAAAATAGCCATAACACCTGGAAATATACACATTagtttgttcataaaaatatctttgatGTCTTTAGTCACCTAAAGGTAATGGAATGCTTATAAGTACAAATGCCAAAAACGGTAATATTTCTGGAACATTGGAGGCTAAAGTATAGGcaattgattttttcaaattgtcaaaaattctGCGGCCTTCTTCAACACCTGTTATAATACTGGCAAAGTTATCATCAAGAAGTATCATATCAGCTGATTGTTGTGATACCTCTGAGCCAGAAATACCCATGGCAATACCAATGTCGGCTTTTTTCAAGGCTGGAGCGTCGTTGACTCCGTCACCAGTAACCGCAActgaaaacattaatattggaAACGTAACTCCAATAGAATGTTTTAGCCTTACCTATGAATCCTACTCGTTGACAGCTCTCAACAATATGAAGTTTTTGTGTGGGGGACGTTCTGGCAAAAACAATTTCCCTGAAACGAGCTATTATTTGATCCAGTTCTTGATTGGTCATGTCTCTTAAGGCTGAGCCATGAATGACAATCGCCTTGTTCTTTAAATCTGGTGGCAgtgtttcaataatatttatattaaatgcatCTATAACTTCCGGAGACTTGATTATACCCACTTGTCGAGCTATAGCCTTGGcagtaatctaaaattaaatacataagtaCTCTGGCCCTACTGAAGAAATCTCAAACCTACAGGATGATCACCAGTAACCATTACAACCCTAATACCAGCTGAACGACACCTATGTACGGCGTCAGGCACTTGAGGTCTAGGCGGATCAATCAACGACATAAAACCCACAAAACGGAGATCCTTCCTCGGGAAATTTGGGGGTTCGGCGCAAAATTTGTAATCTTTGGGATACGCAGCAGGATCAAGAACCAAATCGCAGAAACCAAGCACCCTTTCGCCCTTTTCCGCCAGATCGGTGCAAGCTTTGTCGCACACCATTCTGATTTCATCGGTCATTTCTTTGGTCCCGTCTTTTGTACATATGTGGGTGCATCTCGCCAAAATTCTTTCCGGGGCTCCTTTCATCGCAACGATGAATCCACCTTCTTGCAAACTGTGAATACTGATCTGAAACGCAAATAGTGCTTTACTGGTTTGACTGGACGATGATGGGTGGATATTACTTGATATTTGGTCGTGGAGCTGAAGGGAATTTCAAGCAATTTAGGatttttttgtctgaattCAGTTGGTGATCCGTGTATGTGGGTGACTTCGACGAATTTTAAGATGGCTTCTTCTGATGCGTCTCCTCTTACTTGTCTGGATTGGATTGGAGTGTTTTCTTGGCCGTGGATGAACTCAGCGCGATTGCACAAGGTGGCGCATCTCATCAATGTCTTGAAAACTGAAATTCATAAAGTTAGTATCAATTATATCATTTAGATGATATGTGGCACCTTCAGAATGGCTGTAATTTTTTGCACCCTCTTGTTGAACTGTCGAGTCGGCGTCCTTGATGTTACCGTCGTACCAGAAGTGGCAGACTGTCATCTTGTTTTGTGTTAGAGTTCCTGTTTTATCTGAACATATGACTGAAGTTGAACCAAGCGTTTCTACTGCCTCCAAGTTTTTAACCAGGCAATTTTTAGCTGCCATTCTTTTGGCAGTAACAGAAAGGCAAACAGTTACAGTCGCGAGTAAACCTAGAATTAATAGAAACATTtagtaattaagtaaatgttCATTTCCCGGAAGGCAATAATGTTCTGGTAACATGTCCATGAATTTGgtaaatcacaattttatttatattggcttattttagttttgccataaatttataaaccattataacgttaataaaccaattttaaaatatgaatcagCGTTTGTATAGTAAATCATAAACTAAACTTCCTCAAGAAAGTTCATTTATTTACGAAGTGACATTTTAggaattgattattaatatttttaattattgggaCTGACCTTCAGGTACGTTGGCAACAATGATACCAATCAAAAACAGACAGGATTCGATCCAGGAGTAGTTTAATGCCATAGCAGTTGCCCCAAACACGAAACCAAGGAAACATGCCCAGACACTAATGATCTTCATGAAATGTTCCAACTCTTTGGCAATCGGTGTTTTGTTAGGCTGCAACCTGGCTGTTAAACCAGCAATCCTTCCCATTACTGTCTGATCACCGGTAGCAACAACAATTCCTGAAATTGACATTTTAGAAACCTTCGATTTTATAATCCACGTTTTACCTTTTGCGGTGCCTTCAACTGCGTTGGTTGAGAAAAAAGCGAAGTTTTTAGTTTCCAATAGGTCATCGCTGGTGCATTCATTGCTGCGATATTGAGGCTCCGATTCACCAGTTAAGGCAGAGTTATCAACCTGGAATGATCCGATTAGTTTACTTTTAGACTTTTCCCCGGATCTTATGTTACTTTAAAGCCATTGCTTTGAATAATTCTAATATCAGCTGGAATCCGATCTCCGAATTTCATATCCACCAAGTCGCCCACAACTAATTCCTTGGACACAATTGTCATGGTCTCCCCACCGCGTATCACTGTTGCTTTTGGCGGCACCATATTTTCGAAGGATTCCATGATCTATTAAACCAACACatctaaaataagtttaatgtaTGGACGTTTGTCGACGTTGTAGCTTACTTTTTGGCTTTTGTGCTCTTGGAAGTACATAAAACATCCGGTAACTACGACTACGGTGACCAGAACGCAACCTAGGATCAGGTTGTCCGTGTCTGTTTCGTTCAGTGTTAGTTTCATTATTATGCACGCGGCGAAACACAAAAATGCACCTATCCATAACAGCAACGAGAAACCTAAAACCaaaggtaaaaaatatttttaccacTTCCCAAAACTTTTGAtggattatgaatattttttaaaatctattgtgatgaaatataaaagttaatattattttcgacGGAGCGATTGTAAACTCTATCAAAATAAACAGTTAAGCAATCAAGATTTTCtaagaaagttattatttattatctttaccgttctgattattattaaatcacttCAGCGTAAAGTGAAACTTTTGGCACCACTTTGTCACCAACAATCgttgttaaaaatagttttgaatgaattaaatataaccagaattaagttataattaagCACTTACTATTATTGTACTATTGTTTTGTTCTTAAGACTCATTTTGATGCCAAgacattttaatgaatgtgtttcaactgtttatattttatattatatatatatatatatatatatatatatatatatatatatatatattattttgaaaattcagtATTACCGTGAGTTAATGTCCTGatgaatttaatgtattcaGGTGTTTTATGAGAAGGAGTTAACGTATTTGGTCCAGTCTTAACTAAAATGTCGGCGGCTTGTTTTGGCGTCAGACCATTTTCACGGTCCGTTTGAAGTCTTCTACACAGGTCAtctgaaaaaatacaaataattttttatcattctgTTATTAAACAGGGAACACCATTggcaattaattacaatttcattaaaaacttaactACAGAATTCAGattgataaaaaaactaattacaaTCAAACAATGATTGACGGCCAATAAAGATGTTTATGTTTTAGGATTTAAACCTGTAAGTAATAGTTATTTTCCGTGTTCCCCAAAAGatgaaacaattcaaaaatagGACTCTCAGGAATGACGTATTCGACCTCGAACATATATTTTACGTCACTGATTGTCTGTAGAAATTGCCAATTTTACTTTACTTCAGTATCCAGTGTTGCAATCGTTTCCAGTGACGTTTTACATCGGGTGGGTAgtgaaactataaatatttggattaCGCTTGCACGCCATGGACACACGGTTTGTTTTTAGCCAGACCGGAAATTTTTCGCTCTTTTTATTTCcagaacatttttttagacatttttttcGAGTGATCCAGAGTCGTCGAGACAGTTGGAGAGAGAGAGAGTCGGGGTCAGGGGGCGATAACCTACATTCTTTCGTGTCacacaaacataaatttgtCACAGCAGAACTTAcagaaaaatagaatattttttcagattcCAGCTCAACTTTAGCCATGGTGATTTCagttgaaaaagaaattagAAATTCGTGGTACAGGAAGATACCCAACGTCTTGACGGGACAATGGGTACttgaaaaatacttaaaatagattcatta
Encoded here:
- the LOC109606095 gene encoding sodium/potassium-transporting ATPase subunit alpha isoform X1; the protein is MWLFHKQPKPEQYRRRLTKAEISSIRLDKFRKDVCTEDHKISLNDLCRRLQTDRENGLTPKQAADILVKTGPNTLTPSHKTPEYIKFIRTLTHGFSLLLWIGAFLCFAACIIMKLTLNETDTDNLILGCVLVTVVVVTGCFMYFQEHKSQKIMESFENMVPPKATVIRGGETMTIVSKELVVGDLVDMKFGDRIPADIRIIQSNGFKVDNSALTGESEPQYRSNECTSDDLLETKNFAFFSTNAVEGTAKGIVVATGDQTVMGRIAGLTARLQPNKTPIAKELEHFMKIISVWACFLGFVFGATAMALNYSWIESCLFLIGIIVANVPEGLLATVTVCLSVTAKRMAAKNCLVKNLEAVETLGSTSVICSDKTGTLTQNKMTVCHFWYDGNIKDADSTVQQEGAKNYSHSEVFKTLMRCATLCNRAEFIHGQENTPIQSRQVRGDASEEAILKFVEVTHIHGSPTEFRQKNPKLLEIPFSSTTKYQISIHSLQEGGFIVAMKGAPERILARCTHICTKDGTKEMTDEIRMVCDKACTDLAEKGERVLGFCDLVLDPAAYPKDYKFCAEPPNFPRKDLRFVGFMSLIDPPRPQVPDAVHRCRSAGIRVVMVTGDHPITAKAIARQVGIIKSPEVIDAFNINIIETLPPDLKNKAIVIHGSALRDMTNQELDQIIARFREIVFARTSPTQKLHIVESCQRVGFIVAVTGDGVNDAPALKKADIGIAMGISGSEVSQQSADMILLDDNFASIITGVEEGRRIFDNLKKSIAYTLASNVPEILPFLAFVLISIPLPLGVMAILCIDLLTDMMPAISLAYEKAESDIMLRPPRNPKKDKLVTRKLYFLAYGHIGMIEALCGFFIYFAIMAENGFLPSKLIGLREQWDSEHINDLMDSYGQEWSYEHRKELEYTCYTAFMISVVVTQWADLIICKTRFNSILKQGMGNMVLNASLVTETIVACMLSYLPKMYYLKFYPVKFVWWCYSLPFAIFIIIFDEFRKWCIRKNETGFYRKETYY
- the LOC109606095 gene encoding sodium/potassium-transporting ATPase subunit alpha isoform X2, whose product is MPLFKRKTERTKSLSRKDISLARLENFRKEVITDHHTVPLNDLCRRLQTDRENGLTPKQAADILVKTGPNTLTPSHKTPEYIKFIRTLTHGFSLLLWIGAFLCFAACIIMKLTLNETDTDNLILGCVLVTVVVVTGCFMYFQEHKSQKIMESFENMVPPKATVIRGGETMTIVSKELVVGDLVDMKFGDRIPADIRIIQSNGFKVDNSALTGESEPQYRSNECTSDDLLETKNFAFFSTNAVEGTAKGIVVATGDQTVMGRIAGLTARLQPNKTPIAKELEHFMKIISVWACFLGFVFGATAMALNYSWIESCLFLIGIIVANVPEGLLATVTVCLSVTAKRMAAKNCLVKNLEAVETLGSTSVICSDKTGTLTQNKMTVCHFWYDGNIKDADSTVQQEGAKNYSHSEVFKTLMRCATLCNRAEFIHGQENTPIQSRQVRGDASEEAILKFVEVTHIHGSPTEFRQKNPKLLEIPFSSTTKYQISIHSLQEGGFIVAMKGAPERILARCTHICTKDGTKEMTDEIRMVCDKACTDLAEKGERVLGFCDLVLDPAAYPKDYKFCAEPPNFPRKDLRFVGFMSLIDPPRPQVPDAVHRCRSAGIRVVMVTGDHPITAKAIARQVGIIKSPEVIDAFNINIIETLPPDLKNKAIVIHGSALRDMTNQELDQIIARFREIVFARTSPTQKLHIVESCQRVGFIVAVTGDGVNDAPALKKADIGIAMGISGSEVSQQSADMILLDDNFASIITGVEEGRRIFDNLKKSIAYTLASNVPEILPFLAFVLISIPLPLGVMAILCIDLLTDMMPAISLAYEKAESDIMLRPPRNPKKDKLVTRKLYFLAYGHIGMIEALCGFFIYFAIMAENGFLPSKLIGLREQWDSEHINDLMDSYGQEWSYEHRKELEYTCYTAFMISVVVTQWADLIICKTRFNSILKQGMGNMVLNASLVTETIVACMLSYLPKMYYLKFYPVKFVWWCYSLPFAIFIIIFDEFRKWCIRKNETGFYRKETYY
- the LOC109606095 gene encoding sodium/potassium-transporting ATPase subunit alpha isoform X3, whose product is MKLTLNETDTDNLILGCVLVTVVVVTGCFMYFQEHKSQKIMESFENMVPPKATVIRGGETMTIVSKELVVGDLVDMKFGDRIPADIRIIQSNGFKVDNSALTGESEPQYRSNECTSDDLLETKNFAFFSTNAVEGTAKGIVVATGDQTVMGRIAGLTARLQPNKTPIAKELEHFMKIISVWACFLGFVFGATAMALNYSWIESCLFLIGIIVANVPEGLLATVTVCLSVTAKRMAAKNCLVKNLEAVETLGSTSVICSDKTGTLTQNKMTVCHFWYDGNIKDADSTVQQEGAKNYSHSEVFKTLMRCATLCNRAEFIHGQENTPIQSRQVRGDASEEAILKFVEVTHIHGSPTEFRQKNPKLLEIPFSSTTKYQISIHSLQEGGFIVAMKGAPERILARCTHICTKDGTKEMTDEIRMVCDKACTDLAEKGERVLGFCDLVLDPAAYPKDYKFCAEPPNFPRKDLRFVGFMSLIDPPRPQVPDAVHRCRSAGIRVVMVTGDHPITAKAIARQVGIIKSPEVIDAFNINIIETLPPDLKNKAIVIHGSALRDMTNQELDQIIARFREIVFARTSPTQKLHIVESCQRVGFIVAVTGDGVNDAPALKKADIGIAMGISGSEVSQQSADMILLDDNFASIITGVEEGRRIFDNLKKSIAYTLASNVPEILPFLAFVLISIPLPLGVMAILCIDLLTDMMPAISLAYEKAESDIMLRPPRNPKKDKLVTRKLYFLAYGHIGMIEALCGFFIYFAIMAENGFLPSKLIGLREQWDSEHINDLMDSYGQEWSYEHRKELEYTCYTAFMISVVVTQWADLIICKTRFNSILKQGMGNMVLNASLVTETIVACMLSYLPKMYYLKFYPVKFVWWCYSLPFAIFIIIFDEFRKWCIRKNETGFYRKETYY